A region from the bacterium genome encodes:
- the queA gene encoding tRNA preQ1(34) S-adenosylmethionine ribosyltransferase-isomerase QueA: MRRSDFEYGLPKSQIAQFPLKSRTAARLLVLDRASGRVVHTRFYSLHEFLRPGDLLVLNDTKVLRCRMLGRRAPTGGKVELFVLRRLDDGTFEALGKASRRLTPGSELIFGEGALRARVLDRKERRLIVSLSADGARVEEALERVAQVPLPPYIRRPDGPDEADEELYQTVYCAHPGAVAAPTAGLHFEDDYMRKLRSLGIQFTSITVHTGLGSFRPIRTENIEDHRMPAERFYMGELAADTINRARDERRRVIAVGTSCVRALETIAQGQRVVPCEGETDLYIVPGYEFSIVDAMVTNFHQPASSLLVLVSAFAGRDAILEAYAEALESGYRFLSFGDAMLIT, translated from the coding sequence ATGAGGCGAAGCGACTTCGAGTATGGTCTGCCCAAATCGCAGATCGCGCAATTTCCGCTGAAGAGCCGAACTGCTGCGAGACTGCTCGTGCTTGACAGGGCGAGCGGCCGAGTTGTGCACACCCGGTTTTACTCGCTGCACGAGTTCCTCCGTCCAGGCGACCTATTGGTTCTGAACGATACGAAAGTTCTCAGGTGTCGCATGTTGGGCCGGCGTGCCCCGACCGGTGGGAAGGTGGAGCTCTTCGTGTTGAGGCGGCTTGATGACGGCACGTTCGAGGCGCTTGGGAAGGCCTCGCGAAGGCTCACCCCGGGCTCTGAGCTCATCTTCGGCGAGGGCGCCCTGCGCGCCCGTGTGCTCGATAGAAAAGAGCGCAGGCTCATCGTCTCGCTTTCGGCGGACGGTGCGAGGGTTGAGGAGGCGCTCGAGCGAGTGGCTCAGGTTCCGCTGCCTCCATACATTAGGCGGCCAGATGGTCCGGACGAGGCGGACGAGGAGCTCTATCAAACTGTCTATTGTGCGCATCCTGGAGCGGTAGCGGCGCCCACAGCGGGGCTTCATTTCGAGGACGACTACATGCGCAAGCTGCGCAGCCTAGGCATCCAGTTCACGTCGATCACCGTTCACACTGGGCTTGGGTCGTTCAGGCCGATCCGCACGGAGAACATCGAAGACCACAGGATGCCGGCGGAACGTTTTTATATGGGCGAGCTCGCGGCCGACACAATCAACCGCGCGAGGGATGAGCGCCGGCGCGTCATAGCTGTTGGCACCAGCTGCGTTCGCGCGCTTGAGACGATCGCACAGGGGCAGAGGGTTGTGCCCTGCGAGGGCGAGACTGACCTTTACATCGTTCCGGGCTATGAGTTCAGCATCGTGGATGCGATGGTCACCAATTTCCACCAGCCCGCCTCGTCGTTGCTCGTGCTCGTGAGTGCATTCGCGGGGCGCGATGCGATTCTTGAGGCGTATGCGGAGGCGCTCGAGAGCGGCTATCGATTCCTGAGTTTCGGGGACGCGATGCTTATCACTTAG
- a CDS encoding response regulator, with amino-acid sequence MADKMQTTETTDAPARVLIVDTPESVAHIEPALAGAGFEVVSFSSADEIRACLRQRDCDVVLLDVEFAARIGLDMFAESATSEGHIPTIVASAKPTLGKVLRAWNNAASFFLKKPLELSRTVTSLRDAVDNKRLYERVVARIEDLEKANEQLGRENQQLARQAEQFETFEHIAKSIASSLELDKVLKEILLSIANAVQFDRVVLSLIDWDRKLEEAVMGMGIPEDKYEVVLAEKVWPLSDDKIAPWAKQVVHHKAKYFSDGDFGEGETANKAKRLFPGPMAKIPLVVKDVVVGTITVDNHKSRRPITEEHTAILERFTEYAGIAIMNAKLYMRAVEAQNELKQAHEKLIETERLKTIERMVATVNHEINNPLCSILLSAQMLQTMLAASDEAIKQKAKSILENADRIASIVSKLENIQRTAPSAANTDGKMFDLDEIMSNLGEN; translated from the coding sequence TTGGCTGACAAAATGCAGACCACCGAGACGACAGATGCTCCAGCAAGAGTCCTGATCGTAGATACGCCGGAATCGGTCGCCCATATTGAGCCGGCGTTGGCGGGTGCAGGCTTTGAGGTGGTGTCTTTCTCGTCGGCGGATGAGATAAGAGCTTGCCTGAGGCAGCGAGACTGCGACGTTGTCCTGCTTGACGTTGAGTTCGCCGCCCGCATCGGGCTTGACATGTTCGCCGAGAGCGCAACCTCCGAGGGACACATCCCCACGATCGTTGCGTCGGCCAAACCCACGCTTGGCAAGGTCCTGCGAGCGTGGAACAACGCCGCATCGTTCTTCCTCAAGAAGCCGCTTGAGCTCTCGCGGACAGTGACTTCTCTGAGAGACGCTGTTGACAACAAGCGGCTCTACGAGCGGGTGGTCGCCAGGATCGAAGACCTAGAAAAGGCAAACGAGCAGCTTGGCCGCGAAAACCAACAGCTAGCGCGGCAGGCCGAGCAGTTCGAGACCTTTGAGCATATCGCCAAATCTATTGCGAGCTCGCTCGAGCTGGACAAGGTCCTGAAGGAGATACTCCTGAGCATAGCCAACGCGGTGCAGTTTGACCGCGTAGTTCTCTCGCTGATTGATTGGGACCGGAAGCTCGAGGAGGCAGTGATGGGGATGGGCATCCCCGAGGACAAGTATGAGGTGGTGCTGGCGGAGAAGGTGTGGCCACTTTCAGACGACAAGATAGCGCCGTGGGCCAAGCAGGTCGTCCACCACAAGGCGAAGTATTTTTCTGACGGCGACTTCGGCGAGGGCGAAACCGCAAATAAAGCCAAGAGGCTGTTCCCAGGGCCGATGGCCAAAATCCCACTCGTCGTGAAGGACGTCGTGGTCGGCACTATTACGGTCGATAACCACAAGTCGAGACGGCCAATAACCGAGGAGCACACGGCCATTCTGGAGCGCTTCACCGAATACGCTGGGATAGCCATCATGAACGCCAAGCTCTACATGCGCGCGGTCGAGGCCCAGAATGAGCTCAAACAGGCGCACGAGAAGCTAATCGAGACCGAGCGGCTCAAGACGATAGAGCGGATGGTGGCCACCGTCAATCACGAGATCAACAACCCGCTGTGCAGCATCCTGCTTTCGGCTCAAATGCTTCAAACTATGCTTGCCGCGAGCGACGAGGCGATTAAGCAGAAGGCAAAATCGATTCTGGAGAACGCCGACCGCATCGCCTCGATCGTCAGCAAGCTCGAAAACATTCAGCGCACGGCGCCAAGCGCCGCCAACACGGACGGCAAGATGTTCGACCTCGATGAGATTATGTCCAACCTCGGGGAAAACTGA
- a CDS encoding outer membrane lipoprotein-sorting protein, whose translation MRPTGRYVVSLVVALAVSFALCDCAMSITGAEILKRVSARHDKFMSSVKDWQIEQEMIIVQGGQEVTSAMKSMWKGDKYRVEMTSSGSAGGGQMPKMTTVVVFDGKDTWTVSPFVGKRRLKPSEVKDATPRIQWSDKLKDRVRLVGKEKVDGREAYVIDVNQTGAEASGSLPFSKVWVDTANYQMLKGELKMQDKPAEMRFSDFRKVYGDFTMPFLQQVFVGGVPQTKIVTKSIKTNVGLSDDLFDASKLEGEQGKQEMNMEQMQEMIKRMQGN comes from the coding sequence ATGAGACCAACAGGACGTTATGTTGTGAGCTTGGTTGTCGCCCTTGCGGTGAGCTTTGCGCTTTGCGATTGCGCGATGAGCATTACTGGCGCCGAGATTCTTAAGAGGGTATCGGCCAGGCATGATAAGTTCATGTCGTCTGTCAAGGACTGGCAGATCGAGCAGGAGATGATCATCGTTCAGGGCGGGCAAGAGGTTACTTCGGCGATGAAATCAATGTGGAAGGGGGATAAGTATCGCGTCGAGATGACGTCCTCGGGCAGTGCTGGTGGTGGCCAGATGCCGAAGATGACGACCGTTGTGGTCTTCGACGGGAAGGACACCTGGACGGTGAGCCCCTTTGTGGGCAAGAGGCGTCTGAAGCCAAGTGAGGTGAAGGACGCGACGCCGCGCATTCAATGGTCTGATAAGCTGAAGGACAGAGTTCGGCTGGTCGGCAAGGAGAAAGTCGATGGTCGAGAGGCTTACGTGATCGATGTGAATCAAACCGGTGCGGAGGCTTCTGGGTCTCTGCCTTTCTCGAAGGTATGGGTAGATACCGCCAACTATCAGATGCTCAAGGGTGAGCTGAAGATGCAGGACAAGCCGGCCGAGATGCGTTTTTCGGATTTCCGGAAGGTCTATGGTGATTTCACCATGCCGTTCCTGCAACAGGTGTTCGTCGGAGGCGTGCCCCAGACCAAGATAGTCACCAAGAGCATCAAGACGAACGTGGGCCTGTCCGATGACTTGTTTGATGCGAGCAAGCTGGAGGGCGAGCAGGGCAAGCAGGAGATGAACATGGAGCAGATGCAAGAGATGATCAAGCGCATGCAGGGCAACTGA
- a CDS encoding AAA family ATPase, which translates to MELNEKLKKELLATYEKLNNEGKLLSKDKLKQCYDLFRERFGPEKLLQLDGEALLNTMHGEPKPDSLMFWLEFKNDDELPARFGSIAGGNALKFEIFLRKETHEWTTGTATKQVAISTEEAVEIARRQRGELVNACKVLDALPTNASDDDYKQLQRDLSEQAPTVADKAWSHKYFSLLYPNKLDDFHTAHYQRFHLIKLLQLPPEGEGRFLCAGRYVDLAAELEMPINHLTSVLNARNGKPHRYWRIGTTDGRTGRSYWGEMRDGKFVSIGWAKLGDLRDYACDQRSKDALKELMAENYPGTAQSVGIGAAQVFKFLAHILEGDLVVACEGRKVLGVGRVTGGYEYDASSGFPHRRPVEWLSLDQWQMPNKNEGLRTTVWKLGKYPENLVAIEKRIRVIIPPPRPHSIVERPHPIVERIESILRRKGQVILYGPPGTGKTYWAIRAARELAARSSYGKPYDQLSDQEKATIEGQEGTVRTCCFHPAYGYEDFIEGFRPSEIDGKLVFELRDGIFKKLCKDAEASPNSKFYLIIDEINRGDIPRIFGELLTILEKDKRGQELILPLSGERFSVPANVYVIGTMNTADRSIALLDTALRRRFGFVELMPDSSLLKGPRIEGLSLELWLDALNRRILDHIGRDARNLQVGHAYLMQSERPVPDFATFSRVLRDDILPLLQEYCYEDYAKLEAILGPDFVDAENQQLSDDIFEPRNQDGLIQALFTITQDLAASAKAIALEEGEVEEDHDEDDGGSGPEGQDN; encoded by the coding sequence ATGGAACTGAATGAGAAGCTGAAGAAGGAGCTCCTCGCTACTTACGAGAAGCTGAATAACGAGGGCAAGCTGCTTTCGAAGGACAAGCTGAAACAGTGCTATGACCTTTTTCGCGAGCGATTCGGCCCTGAGAAACTTCTTCAGCTTGACGGGGAAGCGCTACTAAACACGATGCACGGGGAACCCAAGCCCGACAGTCTGATGTTCTGGTTAGAGTTCAAGAATGATGATGAGCTTCCTGCCAGGTTCGGGAGCATTGCAGGTGGCAACGCCCTGAAATTCGAGATTTTCCTGAGGAAAGAGACACATGAATGGACGACAGGAACCGCGACCAAGCAAGTCGCTATCTCGACTGAGGAGGCTGTTGAGATCGCCCGTCGCCAGCGGGGTGAGCTTGTCAACGCGTGCAAGGTGCTTGACGCCCTGCCCACGAACGCCTCGGACGATGACTACAAGCAGCTTCAGCGCGACCTAAGCGAACAGGCTCCCACCGTGGCGGACAAGGCCTGGTCCCACAAGTATTTCAGTCTGCTTTATCCCAACAAGCTTGACGATTTCCATACTGCCCATTACCAGCGTTTCCACCTGATCAAGCTGCTTCAGTTGCCGCCAGAGGGCGAAGGCCGTTTTCTCTGTGCGGGGAGATATGTGGACTTGGCTGCGGAACTAGAGATGCCGATCAACCATCTCACGAGCGTGCTAAACGCGAGAAACGGAAAGCCGCACCGTTATTGGCGAATCGGCACGACGGACGGGCGGACTGGACGGAGCTATTGGGGCGAGATGAGAGATGGGAAGTTCGTCTCAATCGGTTGGGCAAAGCTCGGGGACCTCAGGGACTACGCATGCGACCAACGATCCAAAGATGCGTTGAAAGAGCTCATGGCCGAGAACTACCCAGGAACTGCCCAAAGTGTTGGAATAGGGGCTGCTCAGGTCTTCAAGTTTCTTGCTCATATCTTGGAAGGCGACCTGGTCGTTGCGTGCGAAGGCCGAAAAGTGCTTGGCGTTGGGCGCGTAACCGGAGGATACGAGTACGACGCGTCATCCGGTTTCCCACATCGACGCCCGGTTGAGTGGCTTTCTTTGGACCAATGGCAGATGCCGAACAAAAATGAAGGTCTGCGGACCACGGTTTGGAAGCTAGGGAAGTATCCAGAAAACCTCGTGGCAATCGAAAAGCGCATTCGCGTTATCATACCGCCTCCGCGGCCCCATTCAATCGTTGAGAGGCCTCATCCAATCGTTGAGAGGATTGAGTCGATTCTCCGGCGTAAGGGGCAGGTGATCCTGTATGGTCCACCCGGCACGGGCAAGACCTACTGGGCTATTCGCGCGGCACGGGAATTGGCGGCACGATCGTCATACGGAAAACCTTATGATCAGCTTTCAGATCAGGAGAAGGCGACAATTGAGGGCCAAGAGGGCACCGTGCGGACTTGCTGCTTTCATCCGGCTTACGGATACGAGGACTTCATCGAGGGATTTCGGCCGAGCGAGATTGATGGCAAGCTGGTGTTTGAGCTGCGGGACGGGATATTCAAAAAGCTCTGCAAAGATGCAGAGGCCTCACCGAACAGCAAGTTTTATCTGATTATCGACGAGATCAACAGGGGAGACATACCCCGCATCTTCGGCGAACTTCTCACCATTCTGGAGAAGGACAAGCGAGGCCAGGAACTTATCCTGCCGCTCTCAGGCGAGCGCTTCAGTGTGCCTGCAAACGTGTATGTGATCGGGACAATGAATACTGCCGACCGTTCGATTGCCCTTTTGGACACAGCGTTGAGGCGCAGGTTCGGATTTGTGGAGCTCATGCCGGACAGCTCGCTTTTGAAAGGACCGCGTATTGAGGGGCTATCGCTTGAGCTGTGGCTTGACGCTTTGAACCGGCGCATCCTTGACCATATCGGGCGCGATGCTCGCAACCTTCAGGTTGGGCACGCTTATCTTATGCAGAGCGAGCGGCCTGTGCCCGACTTCGCTACGTTCTCCAGGGTGCTCAGGGATGATATTCTGCCGCTTCTTCAGGAATACTGTTACGAGGACTACGCCAAACTTGAGGCGATTCTTGGACCGGACTTTGTTGATGCGGAGAATCAACAGCTTAGCGACGACATCTTCGAGCCTAGGAATCAAGACGGACTGATCCAGGCGCTCTTTACGATAACGCAAGATTTGGCTGCGTCTGCAAAAGCTATTGCTTTGGAGGAAGGCGAAGTTGAAGAGGACCACGATGAAGACGACGGGGGTAGCGGGCCTGAGGGCCAAGACAACTGA
- a CDS encoding restriction endonuclease, translating to MRIPVELKEWETLSPEPGSALHSKHLGQDSADLELAEKLSKSNVLRIVDVHNKGLWLQSFSYVGRLRLGNLSITIRPKIEGMPLLRLLRYAYGLRDLKLLPDTEFQIADSAFQDILLHQLAQEASELVARGLHRRYVRRNAALASPRGRIDFQQFVRQKGLTTSATLPCTYHPRLQDCLINQVLLKGLYLGASLTDDPRLKRRLAGLIIQIRENVSAIDRLDQNVMRRLRRRSSRLTVAYEPSIAIIQMLLDAKGIYFESTDQRIELPGFLFDMNLFFQALLGRFLRENLPNCVVMEQFRLKNVMGFYASYNPMRRRDPTPRPDYAVSRNGKPMALLDAKYRDLWANPPTANMLYQLAIYALTRGQDGSATILYPALHERREQRIWVRNPIDGSGRGQVIIRAVNLSRLEKYVTEPNTAQARRNRTRYAQLLAFGSC from the coding sequence ATGCGAATCCCGGTGGAGCTCAAGGAATGGGAGACGCTTTCGCCTGAACCAGGGAGCGCTCTGCATAGCAAACATCTCGGCCAAGACAGCGCTGATCTCGAACTGGCTGAAAAGCTCTCGAAGTCCAACGTTCTCCGCATCGTTGATGTTCACAATAAAGGGCTATGGCTCCAGTCGTTTTCGTACGTCGGCAGGCTGCGCCTCGGGAACCTCTCAATAACGATTCGTCCCAAGATCGAGGGAATGCCGCTGTTGAGGCTGCTGCGGTATGCCTATGGTCTGCGGGACCTGAAGCTCCTGCCAGACACCGAGTTTCAAATTGCGGATTCTGCTTTTCAGGATATTCTGTTGCACCAGCTGGCCCAGGAGGCCAGCGAACTGGTAGCCAGAGGCTTGCACCGCAGATATGTCCGAAGGAACGCCGCCCTCGCAAGCCCTCGCGGCAGGATCGACTTTCAGCAATTCGTGCGTCAGAAGGGCTTAACAACCTCCGCAACACTTCCCTGCACATATCATCCGAGACTGCAAGATTGTCTAATAAACCAGGTTCTATTAAAGGGTCTCTACCTCGGCGCCTCGCTCACGGATGATCCGCGGCTGAAACGTCGCCTGGCAGGGCTAATCATTCAGATAAGAGAGAATGTCTCGGCCATTGATCGCCTCGACCAAAACGTCATGAGGCGCCTGCGACGCAGATCGAGCAGGTTGACGGTGGCATACGAGCCGTCAATTGCGATCATCCAGATGCTTCTGGACGCGAAGGGCATCTATTTCGAATCTACCGATCAGAGGATCGAGCTGCCCGGTTTCCTTTTCGACATGAATCTTTTCTTTCAAGCGCTTCTTGGCCGCTTCTTGCGAGAGAATCTTCCAAATTGCGTTGTCATGGAACAGTTCCGCCTGAAGAACGTTATGGGATTCTACGCCTCCTACAACCCGATGAGGCGCCGTGACCCTACGCCGCGTCCGGACTATGCCGTCTCGAGAAATGGCAAGCCGATGGCGCTTTTGGACGCCAAATACCGTGACCTCTGGGCAAATCCGCCGACGGCAAATATGCTGTACCAGCTCGCAATCTATGCCCTGACTCGGGGTCAAGATGGCTCGGCCACAATCCTCTACCCCGCGCTTCATGAGCGGCGCGAGCAGAGGATTTGGGTCCGAAACCCGATAGATGGCAGCGGGCGCGGCCAAGTGATTATCAGAGCGGTCAATCTCTCTCGCCTCGAGAAGTATGTTACTGAACCGAATACTGCCCAGGCACGAAGGAATCGGACACGGTACGCACAATTGCTCGCCTTTGGTTCTTGCTAA
- a CDS encoding SIS domain-containing protein: MKDLDRSGLERLAREKSEESSALLKSFLDRNAGTIARAAEQLASRFQDGQKLLIFGNGGSAADAQHIAAEFINRLSMEHRALPAIALTTDTSVLTAIANDRSFAQVFSRQIEALGRENDVAWGISTSGQSENVLSALLTARQRGMLTIFSTGEGGKRVEADFLFAVEHSYSARVQEVHLVLAHILCELVETIMFGGSNG; encoded by the coding sequence ATGAAAGACCTTGACCGGAGCGGGCTTGAGCGGCTCGCGCGGGAGAAGTCCGAGGAGTCCTCGGCGCTTCTAAAGAGCTTTTTGGACCGAAACGCCGGCACAATCGCACGGGCCGCAGAGCAGTTGGCCAGCAGATTTCAAGATGGCCAGAAGCTGCTGATATTCGGAAATGGCGGCTCGGCGGCCGATGCGCAACACATCGCGGCAGAGTTTATAAATAGGCTCTCGATGGAACATCGCGCCTTGCCCGCAATCGCGCTCACAACTGACACTTCCGTCCTGACCGCAATCGCCAACGACCGCTCTTTCGCACAGGTTTTCTCGAGGCAGATCGAGGCGCTGGGCCGAGAGAACGACGTGGCGTGGGGTATCTCTACGAGCGGGCAGTCGGAGAACGTCCTAAGTGCTCTTTTAACGGCTAGGCAGAGAGGTATGCTGACGATATTCTCGACCGGCGAGGGCGGCAAAAGGGTCGAGGCCGATTTTCTCTTCGCCGTGGAGCATAGCTATTCCGCCCGAGTTCAGGAGGTCCACCTCGTGCTTGCGCACATTCTCTGCGAGCTTGTCGAGACGATAATGTTCGGTGGCAGCAATGGCTAG
- a CDS encoding phosphatidylglycerophosphatase A has product MRGTCIWRVSIRNWTKTKDPSNSVPNKETALTPSDHIAEVLATSFYVGEIPMVPGTFGTIPGLFIFIMASVLGVPAWGYLIAILAVYFVGVWAAGRAERISGKKDDGRIVIDEVVGAMITMFYMPLDWRLVIAGFFAFRFFDIVKPGFRKVQRIEGGHGVMIDDVIAGVMANASLWLFMWLISLFY; this is encoded by the coding sequence TTGAGGGGGACGTGTATCTGGAGGGTCTCAATCAGGAACTGGACAAAGACGAAGGACCCAAGTAACAGCGTGCCGAACAAAGAAACCGCGCTTACGCCTAGCGACCACATCGCAGAGGTCCTCGCAACCTCCTTTTACGTCGGCGAGATACCAATGGTGCCCGGCACGTTCGGGACAATCCCGGGCCTTTTTATCTTCATCATGGCGTCGGTGCTCGGCGTGCCAGCCTGGGGTTATCTCATCGCCATTCTGGCTGTTTACTTTGTCGGCGTGTGGGCCGCGGGCCGGGCGGAAAGAATATCAGGCAAGAAGGACGACGGCCGAATCGTCATCGACGAGGTTGTCGGCGCAATGATAACCATGTTCTACATGCCGCTGGACTGGCGTCTCGTCATCGCGGGGTTCTTCGCATTCAGGTTCTTCGACATTGTCAAGCCAGGGTTTAGGAAGGTCCAGCGAATAGAGGGCGGACACGGTGTCATGATCGACGACGTCATCGCCGGCGTCATGGCCAATGCCTCGCTGTGGCTGTTCATGTGGCTCATCTCGCTCTTCTATTGA
- a CDS encoding glycosyltransferase family 1 protein yields the protein MPEDDLLTSEPMTPARIGIDCRKILDYGIGTITSNLIKNLALVDTEDEYSLLGDPAQIQKPGHNFTVVRESAKRYSISESIRLPLKARKLRLDLLHWLHYASSPLKPCRYVISIHDINHLLFPELLRSKTARLYAKSMLRLATRVADRIITASNTSKAEIVKHLHVPEDKISVIYNGVAEIFKPQPPEEVIQRLKTDYAIEPPYILYVGSLREHKNVARLLEAFKNLKMSLECDHSLVIVGDHPKQRAVLENYVKRNRLAQSVRFLGAVPHDKLPVLYSGAHLFVFPTLYEGFGLPVLEAMACGVPVCASDIHALREVAGDAAAFFRPYEPLDMADVMASVIMDPDIYDALKENGLQRASTFSWRRTAEQTLAVYQEVLGRV from the coding sequence ATGCCCGAAGATGACCTTCTGACCTCAGAGCCTATGACGCCAGCGAGAATCGGCATCGATTGTAGAAAAATCCTGGACTACGGCATCGGGACGATCACATCGAACCTCATCAAGAACCTCGCTCTTGTAGATACCGAAGACGAGTATTCTCTGCTCGGCGATCCGGCGCAGATTCAGAAGCCCGGGCACAACTTCACTGTGGTGAGAGAGAGCGCAAAACGCTACTCCATCTCGGAGAGCATTCGTCTCCCGCTAAAGGCCAGGAAGCTGCGCCTCGACCTCTTGCACTGGTTGCACTACGCGTCATCGCCGCTCAAGCCGTGCCGCTACGTGATCTCAATTCACGACATCAATCACCTGCTCTTCCCGGAGCTCTTGCGCTCAAAAACGGCGCGGCTTTATGCCAAGTCGATGCTGCGCCTCGCCACTCGCGTCGCCGACAGGATCATCACGGCCTCTAATACCAGCAAGGCCGAGATCGTCAAGCATTTGCACGTCCCAGAGGATAAGATAAGCGTCATCTACAATGGCGTGGCAGAGATATTCAAGCCGCAGCCTCCTGAGGAGGTTATCCAGCGGCTAAAGACCGACTACGCAATCGAGCCGCCCTATATCCTTTACGTGGGGAGCCTCCGTGAGCACAAGAACGTTGCCCGACTGCTCGAGGCGTTCAAGAACCTAAAAATGAGCCTCGAGTGCGACCACAGCCTCGTTATCGTTGGAGACCACCCCAAGCAAAGGGCGGTGCTGGAAAACTACGTGAAACGGAATCGTCTCGCCCAGTCTGTCCGCTTTCTCGGCGCCGTGCCTCACGACAAGCTGCCCGTTCTCTATTCCGGAGCGCATCTCTTCGTGTTCCCGACGCTCTACGAGGGCTTTGGCCTGCCTGTGCTCGAGGCGATGGCCTGCGGCGTGCCGGTCTGCGCCTCGGACATCCACGCCTTGAGGGAGGTCGCAGGAGACGCCGCCGCCTTCTTCAGACCCTACGAGCCGCTGGACATGGCGGATGTCATGGCCTCCGTCATAATGGACCCTGACATATACGACGCGCTCAAGGAAAACGGCCTGCAAAGGGCCAGCACCTTCTCCTGGAGGCGGACGGCTGAACAGACGCTTGCGGTCTATCAAGAGGTGCTAGGTCGTGTATGA
- a CDS encoding radical SAM protein — protein sequence MARVAFIQFTMIDNLGPMILCAELKRHGHEAEIVIAPEEPGYQRRLRANPPDILAFSCTTGAHLIALKEIARLKPVFPNAIVVMGGPHPTYFPEVVRTNGIDVICRGDGEEAMVDLANAIDSGSDFTHVENLWVKIDGEVFENPLRLLNQDLDSIAFPDREFYHRYRSVRVYPSKLFIASRGCPFECSFCFNHSLKKMYEGKGRYVRHRSPENVVEEVATVKKDWKWLKTPYFADDSFLLDKKWVEEFSELYHKRIGLPFLCQIRADLLDEDIAKTIKAAGCHLVSLGVESGNDFLREEVLGKTVTREQIESAAEILKKHNILFRTYNMLCLPGETLDMALETVSINVKIRADCPWASIVQPYPRTQLGQYVVEHGLLNADFNMTKMSASFFKGTLFNLPEKKEIENLQKLFYAAVKWRIPPRVLKRLVKLPHNPLFEAVFRITYLLNTARAYRMPLWFTAWLAFEMRKLYTEN from the coding sequence ATGGCGCGAGTCGCCTTCATTCAATTCACGATGATCGACAACCTCGGCCCGATGATTCTGTGCGCCGAGCTGAAGAGGCATGGACACGAGGCCGAGATAGTCATCGCTCCCGAGGAGCCAGGCTACCAGCGGCGACTCCGAGCGAATCCGCCGGACATCCTAGCATTCTCCTGCACCACTGGAGCACATCTCATTGCTCTCAAAGAGATAGCCCGCCTCAAGCCTGTTTTCCCCAACGCCATAGTGGTGATGGGCGGGCCGCATCCAACGTACTTCCCCGAGGTCGTTCGGACGAATGGCATCGACGTAATCTGCCGCGGCGATGGCGAGGAGGCGATGGTTGACCTTGCCAATGCGATCGATTCGGGCTCAGACTTCACGCACGTCGAGAACTTGTGGGTGAAAATCGACGGCGAGGTCTTTGAAAACCCACTCCGCCTGCTGAATCAGGACCTCGATTCGATTGCCTTCCCCGACAGGGAGTTCTATCACCGCTATCGGTCCGTGCGTGTCTATCCCAGCAAGCTGTTCATCGCCAGTCGCGGCTGCCCATTCGAGTGTTCATTCTGTTTCAACCACAGCCTCAAGAAGATGTACGAGGGCAAGGGGCGCTACGTGCGACACCGAAGCCCGGAGAACGTGGTAGAGGAGGTAGCCACGGTCAAGAAAGACTGGAAATGGCTCAAGACACCATACTTCGCGGACGATTCGTTCCTTCTCGACAAAAAATGGGTTGAGGAGTTCTCCGAGCTATACCACAAACGTATCGGCCTACCGTTCTTGTGCCAAATCCGCGCAGACCTGCTCGACGAGGACATCGCCAAGACCATCAAGGCCGCCGGCTGCCATTTAGTGTCGCTGGGCGTTGAGAGCGGCAACGATTTTCTCCGAGAGGAAGTGCTTGGCAAAACCGTAACGCGTGAGCAGATCGAAAGCGCAGCCGAGATTCTGAAAAAGCACAACATCCTGTTCAGAACCTACAACATGCTGTGCCTGCCCGGCGAGACGCTCGATATGGCCCTGGAGACTGTCTCCATCAACGTCAAGATCAGGGCCGACTGCCCCTGGGCCTCGATCGTGCAGCCCTATCCCAGAACACAGCTTGGCCAATACGTTGTTGAGCACGGCCTCCTCAATGCAGATTTTAACATGACCAAGATGAGCGCATCGTTCTTCAAGGGCACCCTGTTTAACCTACCTGAGAAAAAAGAGATCGAGAACCTTCAGAAGCTCTTCTACGCAGCCGTCAAGTGGCGCATTCCTCCGCGCGTGCTAAAGCGCCTCGTGAAGCTCCCCCACAATCCGCTATTTGAGGCGGTATTCCGCATAACGTATCTATTGAACACAGCCAGGGCGTATAGGATGCCGCTCTGGTTCACCGCCTGGCTAGCGTTCGAGATGAGAAAGCTCTACACAGAGAACTAA